The region GGAGTCCGACGGGCTCAGCGCCTTCGCGAGCCGCTCGACCTCCCGAAACTTCAGGTCGTGGAACGACAGGTGGGAACCGACGCGGCCGGCGTTGTTGTAGGGCGTGACCTGGACCCGGTCGGCCAGGTCACCCGGCGGCTGCAACCGGAACGGGACCTGGCCGTCGGCGGTCTGGGTGGACACCAGTAGCTCGCCCGACACCAGGTCCTCGCCGGTGATGTTCAGCGAGGCGTTGACGTGCAGGCACCCGCTGAGCAGCGTGCCGAGCACGCTGATCAGGACCAGCAGGAGCGCGGCGGGGCGGCGCGATGTCTTGGCCTTCACCTCGGCGATCTTCCCATCTGGCAGCCTTTTCCGCCGACCACGACGTCTCCCTCGCCGTAGTGCGTAGTTGTCGTCGTGGCGCGATAGCGTGGCGGCATGGGAGCAGACCGCAACGGCGTGCACGAGATCAGCGACCGGTTCGTCGACGAGTTGGTCGCACTCGATCCGATCGCCGGCACGTATTTGGGCGTGCCGGGCCACGAAGAAGAGCTGACCGACTACTCGCCGGACGGGCATCGGTCACGCGCGGAGCTGGCCCGCCGCAGCCTGGCCGCGGTGCGGGCCGCCGAGCCTGCTGACGACTCGGAGCGCATCGCGCAGGCGGTCTTCGCGGAGCGGATCGGGCTCGATCTGGAGCTACACGAGATCGGCGCGGACATGTCGGCGCTGAACGTGATCGCCAGCCCGGCTCAGGAGCTCCGGCAGGTCTTCGACCTGATGCCGACCGACACCCCGGAGCAGTGGCGAAGCATCGCCCGGCGACTGTCGGCGATGCCGGAAGCCGTGCTGGGCCTGCGTGCCGGACTGCTGGCGGCGGCCGCGGACGGCAATGTGTCGGCGGCCCGGCAGGTCAGCAAGGTCGCCGAGCAGTGCGACACCTGGGCCGGACGGGGCGGGCAGTCGTTCTTCGCGGCGATGGTCGCGCGGGCCGACGATGTGGACGAATCGCTGCGTCGCGATCTCGACACCGCAGCCGAATCGGCCGCCGAAGCCTACGCCGCGCTGGCCGATTTCCTGCGCGGCGATCTGCTGCCGAAAGCCCCGGCGAAGGACGCCGTCGGCGAACAGCGCTACCGGTTGTGGTCGCGGTACTTCACCGGCGCCCGCCTCGACCTGCAAGAGGCGTACGAGTGGGGTTGGCGGGAGTTCTCCGGCATCGAGGCGGAGATGCGGCAGATCGCGAACCGGATCAAGCCGGGTGCGACGCTGGCCGAGGCCGCGGCGGCGCTGGACGCCGACCCCCGCTACCAGGTCCACGGGCAGGACCGGTTCCAGGAGTGGATGCAGCGGCTGTCCGACCAGGCGCTGCAGGACCTGCGCGGCACCCACTTCGAGATCCCGGATGCATTGATGCGGCTGGAGTGCCGAATCGCGCCGCCCGGCGGCGGCGTCGGCGCCTACTACACCGGCCCGACCGACGACTTCTCCCGGCCCGGCCGGATGTGGTGGTCGGTGCCCGCCGACCGGCAGGACTTCCCCACCTGGCGTGAAGTGTCCACTGTGTACCACGAGGGGGTGCCCGGCCACCACCTGCAGGTCGCGACCGCGGTGCACGAGGCCCGTCGGCTCAACAAGTTCCAGCGGCTGGCCTGTTTCGTCTCCGGCCACGGTGAAGGCTGGGCGTTGTACGCCGAACGCCTGATGCGCGAACTCGGCTACCTCGAAGACGACGGCGACCTGCTCGGCATGCTCAACGACCAGCTCTTCCGCGCGGCGCGCGTGGTGGTCGACATCGGGATGCACCTGGAGCTGGAGATCCCGGCGGGCACCGGTTTCCACGAGGGCGAGCGCTGGACCCCGGAGTTGGGCCTGGAATTCATGCTGAGCCGGACCATCACCGACCCGGCGCAGGTGCGCGACGAGATCGACCGCTACCTGGGCTGGCCGGGCCAGGCCCCGTCCTACAAGCTCGGTGAGCGCCTCTGGCGGGCGGCTCGCGACGAAGCCAAGCAGCGCCACGGCGCGGCCTTCGATGTGAAGGAATTCCACACGCAGGCCCTGCGGATGGGCGGCATGGGCCTGGACACCCTCCGCGAACAACTCGCTCTGCTGTGATCACCAGGTGGCGTGCCGCGCACGGGCGCGCCACCTGCCCGAGCCGTGAAACTGGCGGTTCTGTCCGGAACGGACCTGGACGGGTTCGTCCGCTGTGGATACCTGGCGGTCGCCTGCGGCCCCGATTTCCCGGCGTCAAGCGGTTCGTCGCATAGATGTCCGAAGTGGACTGTCTAGCTTCGTGGGCAGCGGAGCAGCCGGTTCGTGCACGGGTAAGCCTCGCGCCCGCGGCTGCCTGTCGTGGCGGTGAGCCGCCCCGACGCGGTCAGCGTGGGTCGAGGGGGAGCGCACGGCCCAGGACAGCGAAGGGGCGCGGGTCGCCCGTGAAGCGGTAGTTGCGCAGGACGTCGGCGAAGCCGACCCGGCGGTACAGGCGCCAGGCGCGGGTCGGGCCTTCCGGCGTCGACAGCAGGACCTTGCTGCCCGGCGCTCCGGCGAGCAGGCGGCGCAGGATCTCCTCGCCGAGGCCGGCGCCCTGGCTTCCCGGGTACACGTGCAACTCGGTCAGTTCGAAGTAGTCGTGCAGCCAGGCCTCGTCGCCGCCGGTGCTCAGCAGGCCGCGGCGGACCTGCTCGTGCCACCACTGGCCTGGGGCGCCGAGGTAGCCGTAGCCGACGCCGATGAGCTCCTCGCGATCGTTGAACGCGCCGATGCAGCGCCAGCCCGCGCGCAGCATGTGCGCCGACCACATCGGGGCCCGCTGCTGCGCGGTCGTGGGCGGGTAGTTCATCGCGTGCACGTAGATCTGCAGGGCCTCGGGGAGTCGTGTCCGAAGCTGGTCCGTGGTCAGCTCGGTGATCCGGTCACAACTGGGGTATGGCACGGCGGTCACGGCCGAACACTAACCCCTACGCGGCGCGAGGTCTTTCCCCCGGCCGATCCTTTCCCGAGGGAGCCTGACCGGGTGGCGGATTCGGCCACTCGAGTGATCATCGCGGCCGGTCATGCCTCGAACAGGTGAGCAACGGCTCAATGCTTGAGTCGATCGAGGGAGCGCGCTAATCTAAATTTGTTCGAACGCGAGTTCGATGAACTCCGGTTCGAGCGTCGAGTCCGGCGGTGGGGTGGGGGAAGCGCCCCGCCGCCGGACCTGCCGGCTCCCCACGGCAGGCGTGGACGGCTTCGTCGTGCAGAGGAGAACGCCGATGTCTTTTTCCACTGGTCTCTCGATTCCGGCTCCGCGACACGCCGCGGACAACCACGAACCGACACCCGAGGCGGAGACGCCCG is a window of Saccharopolyspora phatthalungensis DNA encoding:
- a CDS encoding GNAT family N-acetyltransferase, whose amino-acid sequence is MTAVPYPSCDRITELTTDQLRTRLPEALQIYVHAMNYPPTTAQQRAPMWSAHMLRAGWRCIGAFNDREELIGVGYGYLGAPGQWWHEQVRRGLLSTGGDEAWLHDYFELTELHVYPGSQGAGLGEEILRRLLAGAPGSKVLLSTPEGPTRAWRLYRRVGFADVLRNYRFTGDPRPFAVLGRALPLDPR
- a CDS encoding DUF885 domain-containing protein; amino-acid sequence: MGADRNGVHEISDRFVDELVALDPIAGTYLGVPGHEEELTDYSPDGHRSRAELARRSLAAVRAAEPADDSERIAQAVFAERIGLDLELHEIGADMSALNVIASPAQELRQVFDLMPTDTPEQWRSIARRLSAMPEAVLGLRAGLLAAAADGNVSAARQVSKVAEQCDTWAGRGGQSFFAAMVARADDVDESLRRDLDTAAESAAEAYAALADFLRGDLLPKAPAKDAVGEQRYRLWSRYFTGARLDLQEAYEWGWREFSGIEAEMRQIANRIKPGATLAEAAAALDADPRYQVHGQDRFQEWMQRLSDQALQDLRGTHFEIPDALMRLECRIAPPGGGVGAYYTGPTDDFSRPGRMWWSVPADRQDFPTWREVSTVYHEGVPGHHLQVATAVHEARRLNKFQRLACFVSGHGEGWALYAERLMRELGYLEDDGDLLGMLNDQLFRAARVVVDIGMHLELEIPAGTGFHEGERWTPELGLEFMLSRTITDPAQVRDEIDRYLGWPGQAPSYKLGERLWRAARDEAKQRHGAAFDVKEFHTQALRMGGMGLDTLREQLALL